In a genomic window of Aggregatimonas sangjinii:
- a CDS encoding APC family permease, translating into MIPKQKIGWTTAAALVISSMIGTGVFTSLGFQVAEIQNTWSIVWLWGLGGVFALIGAFTYAELGTHFDESGGDYIFLSKLIHPLVGYVYAWISLTVGFTAPIAISVMAMKSYLSPINPALFTDWFGVGVILLLAALHSVSIGQSGKFHNISTAFKIGFLLLLIILGLVYAPVPENAIDWSAAWQNEVLLPGFAVSLLYVTYAYTGWNSAAYIVDEIKDVRRNLPKALIVGTAFVTLLYVLIQIVFLKHASVAQLSGNVEVAFIAFQNLFGNEIGRWISYGIAIQLIATVSAYLWIGSRVTFAMAKDHSLWRKLAVKNANGVPVRALWFQAGVSILLTLTGTFEEVLLYASFVLQLMGTLTVASVFWLKRREGAYRSPLKPFLQIAFILFSVWILGYMLVERPKESAIGLLFVLAGIGTYFMSKRKF; encoded by the coding sequence ATGATCCCAAAACAAAAAATTGGCTGGACAACGGCAGCCGCTTTGGTCATCTCCAGTATGATCGGTACCGGGGTGTTTACCAGCCTGGGCTTTCAAGTGGCCGAAATTCAAAATACGTGGAGTATCGTATGGCTTTGGGGCTTGGGCGGAGTATTCGCCTTGATCGGGGCCTTTACCTACGCCGAACTAGGCACCCATTTTGACGAATCGGGTGGTGATTATATTTTCCTTTCCAAATTGATACACCCCTTGGTCGGCTATGTCTACGCGTGGATATCCTTGACCGTAGGGTTTACCGCGCCCATTGCGATTTCGGTGATGGCGATGAAAAGTTATTTGAGTCCGATCAACCCTGCGCTGTTCACCGATTGGTTCGGGGTCGGGGTGATTTTGCTGTTGGCGGCGCTGCATTCCGTAAGTATCGGACAAAGCGGGAAATTCCATAACATTTCCACGGCATTCAAAATCGGGTTTCTACTGCTCTTGATCATCTTAGGGTTGGTGTATGCCCCGGTTCCGGAAAATGCTATCGATTGGAGCGCGGCTTGGCAAAACGAAGTGTTGTTACCAGGATTTGCCGTTTCCTTATTGTATGTCACCTATGCCTATACCGGATGGAACTCCGCGGCCTATATCGTAGATGAAATCAAGGACGTACGGCGCAACCTGCCAAAAGCCCTAATCGTCGGTACCGCCTTTGTGACCCTGTTGTACGTTTTGATTCAAATCGTGTTCCTTAAACATGCGTCGGTTGCCCAACTCTCCGGGAACGTGGAGGTGGCCTTTATCGCCTTTCAGAACCTATTCGGTAATGAAATTGGGCGTTGGATCAGTTATGGTATCGCCATACAGTTGATCGCTACGGTAAGCGCATACCTCTGGATCGGCTCTCGGGTCACGTTTGCCATGGCCAAAGACCATTCGCTCTGGCGCAAACTGGCGGTCAAGAATGCGAATGGCGTCCCCGTACGCGCCCTTTGGTTTCAGGCCGGGGTAAGTATCTTGCTCACTTTAACCGGTACTTTTGAAGAGGTACTGCTCTACGCCAGCTTTGTACTGCAGCTGATGGGTACCCTGACCGTTGCTTCCGTCTTTTGGTTAAAGCGGCGAGAAGGGGCCTATCGGAGTCCGTTAAAACCCTTCTTGCAAATCGCCTTTATCCTTTTTAGCGTTTGGATTTTGGGGTATATGCTCGTGGAACGGCCAAAAGAAAGTGCCATCGGCTTACTTTTTGTGCTGGCGGGGATTGGCACCTATTTTATGTCGAAACGGAAGTTTTAA